One genomic region from Metallosphaera tengchongensis encodes:
- the cas6 gene encoding CRISPR system precrRNA processing endoribonuclease RAMP protein Cas6, translating to MTFLISATYSVVPERDVILPPLTSKVLKYVLEGHPKIGSLVKSAKKYKEISIFPLFLRGRYLYSTGPGVMTLRAKERASFTFSLASEEVDPEVFEKIPNEVSTPYGDFVMILEEIRMTELGEVRAELGHKVNVRFETPTLLSNKYMVPPNVKARKLRQMNRLLPQPSLLISSLARIWNSIATPKEVIVLGDSDWTPYKLGRIADVMFAEVGYSLTPVTVVVGKDKNGNLRKTRGFNGWVKYEVVEAKRYTESMEKLLGLANFLGVGRSRGIGFGKVKVERV from the coding sequence ATGACGTTTTTGATATCAGCCACCTACTCCGTGGTCCCGGAGAGGGACGTGATACTGCCTCCCCTCACGTCCAAGGTCCTCAAGTACGTACTTGAGGGTCATCCCAAGATAGGGAGTCTCGTCAAGAGCGCTAAAAAGTACAAGGAGATCTCCATCTTCCCACTCTTTCTAAGGGGGAGGTACCTGTATTCCACTGGACCGGGGGTTATGACGTTGAGGGCTAAGGAGAGGGCGTCCTTCACCTTCAGCTTGGCCTCGGAGGAGGTGGACCCCGAGGTCTTCGAGAAGATACCCAACGAGGTCAGTACCCCCTACGGGGACTTTGTGATGATCCTCGAAGAGATAAGGATGACCGAGTTAGGTGAAGTAAGGGCAGAGCTCGGCCATAAGGTGAACGTGAGGTTCGAGACGCCCACCCTGCTCTCCAACAAGTACATGGTACCCCCTAACGTGAAGGCTAGGAAATTGAGGCAAATGAACAGGTTGCTCCCCCAGCCGTCCCTCCTGATCTCCTCCCTTGCGAGGATCTGGAACTCCATAGCTACACCTAAGGAGGTGATAGTCCTGGGGGACTCGGACTGGACCCCCTACAAGCTTGGGAGGATAGCTGACGTCATGTTCGCCGAGGTAGGTTACTCCCTTACACCAGTGACCGTGGTGGTCGGGAAGGACAAGAACGGGAACCTGAGGAAGACGAGGGGGTTTAATGGATGGGTAAAGTACGAGGTAGTAGAGGCGAAGCGGTATACGGAGTCCATGGAGAAGCTCCTAGGCCTGGCGAACTTCCTTGGAGTTGGTAGGTCGAGGGGGATCGGGTTTGGTAAAGTGAAGGTCGAGAGGGTGTAG
- a CDS encoding DNA double-strand break repair nuclease NurA, whose amino-acid sequence MEFQDAVKDLMNLLSALVKSRPFLGEITSAEVEAGTVEEVGNLEDCDPFKSFSYLDSSSRTLTVRGANIHMASLYAYNQGTHVMIPPQTSVPFIAVKASDEVLKAIESRLPNVVSVRNPDGVLYTPEYKDDNILDELRVNLENYVINQGNVTIADGPVFPGPFLPTVGEPYRSAYETLIKARKTDKLVGVVKRLSMTRKLSRVMNSKASINATDDVVMLELGRGKEVYLSPVLKEDHPLSDRVLTRYMVYVKVRDSVFRVESSDPSLLCPGVKTSLKSVSVRGIPTFIEVSDKLSRRLSASALLLSFGLAKEMVGVNYEDWNRVNQANLELME is encoded by the coding sequence TTGGAGTTCCAGGACGCAGTTAAGGACCTGATGAACCTACTCTCAGCCCTGGTCAAGAGCAGGCCCTTCCTGGGGGAGATCACCTCTGCCGAGGTGGAAGCGGGGACGGTAGAGGAGGTCGGGAACCTGGAGGACTGCGATCCATTCAAGTCCTTCTCCTACCTGGACTCGTCATCCAGGACCTTGACCGTTAGGGGGGCTAACATACATATGGCGTCCCTCTACGCCTACAACCAGGGGACGCACGTCATGATCCCTCCCCAGACCTCAGTGCCCTTCATAGCAGTAAAGGCGTCGGATGAAGTCCTCAAGGCCATCGAGTCGAGACTACCGAACGTGGTGTCTGTGAGGAACCCGGATGGCGTGCTCTACACCCCAGAGTACAAGGACGACAACATCCTGGACGAGCTGAGGGTGAACCTGGAGAACTACGTCATAAACCAGGGGAACGTCACGATCGCTGACGGACCGGTGTTCCCAGGGCCTTTCCTACCCACCGTGGGGGAACCGTACAGGTCAGCCTACGAGACCTTGATCAAGGCCAGGAAGACAGATAAGCTCGTGGGTGTAGTCAAGAGGTTGTCCATGACCAGGAAGCTGAGCAGAGTCATGAACTCGAAGGCGTCCATAAACGCTACCGACGACGTGGTGATGTTGGAGCTGGGTAGGGGGAAGGAGGTGTACCTATCTCCAGTCCTGAAGGAGGACCACCCCCTCTCCGACAGGGTACTGACCAGGTACATGGTGTACGTCAAGGTGAGGGACTCAGTGTTCCGAGTAGAGAGCTCCGATCCCTCCCTCCTGTGCCCAGGGGTCAAGACCTCCCTCAAGAGCGTGTCGGTCAGGGGCATACCAACCTTCATAGAGGTCTCAGACAAGCTGTCCAGGAGGTTGAGCGCCTCAGCCCTCCTCCTCTCCTTCGGTCTTGCGAAGGAGATGGTGGGGGTCAACTACGAGGACTGGAACAGGGTGAACCAGGCGAACCTGGAGTTGATGGAGTGA
- the cas7a gene encoding type I-A CRISPR-associated protein Cas7/Csa2: MIAGSVRLLINVEALNGVESVGNLVRHRSVPVVFRTSNGYVMRYVPAISGESIAHTYQFELAQLAKAGNLPVTNLSLSGEFVKFASDDFLAGVTPPKDANDARRFEVDVMLTDVVADVGGFLFAGKNPVRRSSRFYVGYMIPTLQGEEIPSQLEAQFHVRYSQSTQQHAIFNVEMGSALYTVSFALDEKTIATPSNAGNQVQGESTLAQQRKSRVEAAIKALSVIMNVSFGGKRSRFLPSAKLQSAVVTMSEFPFMPEPGHSPNYIKDTAERISRTASLRGSQNYVVMAVNNEGLDAGNAKVLSYPEDLITELLKLAK; the protein is encoded by the coding sequence ATGATAGCAGGAAGCGTTAGGTTACTTATCAACGTTGAGGCCCTCAACGGGGTCGAGTCTGTGGGCAACCTAGTGAGGCACAGGAGCGTCCCAGTCGTGTTCAGGACGAGTAACGGTTACGTGATGAGGTACGTTCCCGCGATCTCAGGGGAGTCCATAGCCCACACCTACCAGTTTGAACTGGCGCAGTTAGCAAAGGCTGGGAATCTACCAGTCACAAACCTGTCCCTGTCTGGAGAGTTCGTCAAGTTCGCAAGCGACGATTTCCTTGCAGGCGTGACCCCGCCAAAGGACGCCAACGACGCTAGGAGGTTTGAGGTCGACGTCATGTTAACTGACGTTGTAGCAGACGTGGGTGGCTTCCTGTTCGCGGGTAAGAACCCCGTCAGGAGGTCCTCCAGGTTCTACGTAGGGTACATGATACCGACACTCCAAGGGGAGGAGATCCCCTCGCAGCTAGAGGCCCAGTTCCACGTACGCTACTCCCAGTCCACTCAACAGCACGCCATATTCAACGTTGAGATGGGTTCAGCACTTTACACTGTGAGTTTCGCCCTAGACGAGAAGACTATCGCTACCCCGTCAAACGCTGGGAACCAGGTCCAAGGGGAGAGCACGCTAGCCCAGCAGAGGAAGTCCAGGGTAGAGGCTGCTATAAAGGCGCTCTCCGTGATAATGAACGTCAGCTTCGGAGGAAAGAGGTCCAGGTTCCTCCCATCAGCGAAGCTGCAGTCTGCTGTGGTCACAATGTCAGAGTTCCCGTTCATGCCAGAGCCCGGACACTCCCCCAACTACATCAAGGACACCGCAGAGAGGATAAGCAGGACAGCGTCCCTACGTGGCTCCCAGAACTACGTGGTCATGGCGGTGAACAACGAGGGCCTTGACGCAGGGAATGCCAAGGTACTGAGCTACCCTGAGGACCTGATAACTGAGCTCCTCAAACTAGCGAAGTAA
- a CDS encoding ParA family protein, with protein sequence MRLSILSAKGGVGKSTISLLLAKSLAELGERVMIMDRDPVASISMLLGARREGLVESLAQGREPTGFTLSSGNITVVKCFGQGPRYLLDLETVMKTPELSLKMQRKCEEVLSGDYSFFIVDNASFVMPQEPLVSLEFNTFLRLRPKEKVLRVYISDPSEYSLRVTEDYFKKLESLKPAGEPYAFIINLVPPFEDSIKASKKHLDSVISELELRDGFILPFIEELFQLSSPNVKVPREIEEFSRRLVKLRAVQEVGAGRA encoded by the coding sequence ATGAGACTATCAATCCTCAGCGCCAAAGGGGGTGTGGGTAAGTCCACCATTTCCCTACTCCTAGCCAAGTCCTTAGCTGAGCTCGGTGAAAGGGTCATGATCATGGATAGGGACCCAGTAGCCTCCATATCTATGCTCTTGGGAGCGCGTAGGGAGGGCTTAGTGGAGAGCCTCGCTCAAGGGAGGGAACCTACAGGCTTCACCTTGAGCTCGGGTAACATTACAGTGGTTAAGTGCTTCGGTCAGGGACCTAGATACCTACTAGACCTCGAGACCGTTATGAAGACTCCTGAGTTAAGCCTTAAAATGCAGCGGAAGTGTGAGGAGGTCCTTTCTGGGGACTACTCGTTCTTTATCGTGGACAACGCCTCTTTTGTTATGCCCCAGGAACCGTTGGTCAGCCTAGAGTTCAACACGTTCCTCAGGCTAAGACCAAAGGAGAAGGTGCTCAGAGTTTACATAAGCGATCCCTCTGAGTATAGTCTGCGAGTAACTGAGGACTACTTCAAGAAGCTGGAGAGCTTAAAGCCAGCAGGGGAACCATACGCGTTTATAATAAACCTGGTACCTCCCTTTGAAGATAGTATAAAGGCCAGCAAGAAACACCTTGACTCAGTGATATCTGAACTTGAATTGAGGGACGGGTTCATTTTACCCTTCATTGAGGAGCTCTTCCAGCTGAGCTCTCCCAACGTAAAGGTACCGAGGGAGATAGAGGAGTTCTCAAGAAGGTTAGTGAAATTGAGGGCTGTGCAGGAAGTGGGAGCTGGGAGAGCTTAG
- the cas3 gene encoding CRISPR-associated helicase Cas3', whose amino-acid sequence MSTSSLLDYYWEVNKELKYSPRQGIEDTLALLENGSDVVFTAPTGYGKTTLTKVLGVASSKGNQLFDRVIHVLPFRGIVQDLYSKLRDEKNKLGIKSVGAQDMDYHDAPYYLKKVNVTTLDSFILNLFKVPVDEFKRVIKGNGSHFEVPRGMIYSSVVIFDEFHLFAEEGRALSSTLSAIRALKNAMVPVVIMTATLTTQMKDELLAMGFKHVHATDFHVDRRLRTEFVSDPVEAVEKGKKNLMVFNTREGAIKAYVELKRRGHRPLLIHSKFNTQDRKKKVEELQKMSADKSEYDVAVTTQVVEAGIDVSFDVLITEACPADSLLQRAGRVARYGGDGVVKIFPFSGKVYDKEEVERTMREAERRGIDPAILSVLKRGVERDMALEKSLEIIDSNVMFSARTASDLMMEMCSLTREVSLIPGFPPRTRDAQQAIPLTEYEARRLLPGKVVPYEGDEEDFQPHSQCLPVELLKNGIEGVVIKGYDPEVGGII is encoded by the coding sequence GTGAGTACGTCGTCGTTGCTTGACTACTACTGGGAGGTAAACAAGGAGCTGAAATATTCCCCGAGGCAGGGGATAGAGGACACCCTAGCCCTCCTGGAGAACGGTAGTGATGTGGTGTTCACTGCACCGACTGGGTACGGGAAGACTACCCTTACCAAGGTCCTGGGAGTTGCCTCCTCCAAGGGGAACCAACTGTTTGACCGAGTGATCCACGTCCTCCCCTTCAGGGGCATAGTCCAGGACCTGTACAGTAAATTACGTGATGAGAAGAACAAGCTGGGGATCAAGAGCGTCGGGGCACAAGACATGGACTACCACGACGCGCCGTACTACCTGAAGAAGGTGAACGTGACCACTTTGGACTCTTTCATCCTCAACCTGTTTAAGGTCCCAGTGGACGAGTTCAAGAGGGTGATAAAGGGCAACGGTTCACACTTTGAGGTGCCCAGGGGTATGATATACTCTTCAGTGGTGATCTTCGACGAGTTCCACCTGTTCGCCGAGGAGGGAAGGGCCCTCAGCTCCACCCTCAGCGCCATAAGGGCGTTGAAGAACGCCATGGTGCCCGTGGTGATCATGACGGCTACGTTAACTACACAGATGAAGGACGAGCTCCTGGCTATGGGTTTCAAACACGTCCATGCTACCGACTTCCACGTGGACAGGCGCTTGAGAACGGAGTTCGTGTCTGACCCTGTCGAGGCTGTGGAGAAGGGGAAGAAGAACCTGATGGTCTTCAACACGAGGGAAGGGGCCATTAAAGCGTACGTGGAGCTGAAGCGGAGAGGTCACAGACCCCTCCTGATACACAGTAAGTTCAACACCCAGGACAGGAAGAAGAAGGTGGAGGAGCTGCAGAAGATGAGCGCGGACAAGAGTGAGTATGACGTAGCCGTGACCACCCAGGTCGTGGAGGCTGGGATTGACGTGTCCTTTGACGTCCTCATCACTGAGGCCTGTCCCGCAGACTCCCTTTTACAGAGGGCAGGTAGGGTAGCCAGGTACGGAGGAGATGGGGTCGTTAAGATCTTCCCCTTCAGCGGGAAAGTGTACGACAAGGAGGAGGTGGAGAGGACCATGAGAGAGGCGGAGAGGAGGGGGATAGACCCGGCCATACTCTCCGTGTTGAAGAGGGGTGTCGAGAGGGACATGGCCCTTGAGAAATCCCTAGAGATTATAGACTCGAACGTCATGTTCAGCGCTAGAACGGCATCTGACCTCATGATGGAGATGTGCTCCCTGACCAGGGAGGTCTCCCTGATCCCAGGCTTCCCCCCACGTACTAGAGACGCGCAGCAGGCCATACCCCTCACCGAGTACGAGGCCAGGCGTCTACTCCCTGGGAAAGTTGTCCCCTACGAAGGGGACGAAGAGGACTTTCAACCACACTCCCAGTGCCTCCCCGTTGAGCTCTTGAAGAACGGGATAGAGGGTGTCGTGATCAAGGGTTACGACCCAGAGGTGGGTGGGATAATATGA
- a CDS encoding MFS transporter: MDHINKVALIGGFRAFSGSIIWPFIGFALYKVYGFPLTLVSLFYLVQGVISVIASISGGVITDYLGRKRSMTISISFSSLALLLAYVLNLPIYVMAFTLVQTFLNTVYNVSSTTIVGDLYKGTGDLVKAYSRQRVGINAGWALGPLIGGYVFNFYGFRVLLLVSSLVVLTIIPLVRLLPDFRGSSGLTDFKLSKEFITFLVPTFLTFVIVGQLGFPLLTYYNSVLHFTEFEVGALFTINGVLIVAMQDLIGKFIEGRLRLITLGAAMYGLAYLCVALVSDLLTAALDVVFITLAEMIVTPISQALASTLADPGSRGKQMGVYSMVTGLGRVAGSSISSELMSYYLYSPLDLWGVISLFGFSSALSYFLVLRRLKLR, from the coding sequence ATGGATCACATAAACAAGGTAGCCTTGATCGGTGGTTTCAGGGCCTTCAGCGGATCCATAATCTGGCCTTTTATTGGTTTCGCCCTTTACAAGGTCTACGGGTTTCCCCTTACCCTAGTATCGTTGTTCTACTTGGTACAGGGGGTGATAAGTGTGATCGCGTCGATCTCAGGGGGAGTGATCACGGACTACCTAGGAAGGAAGAGGAGTATGACCATCTCGATCTCGTTCTCATCCCTCGCCCTGTTGCTAGCCTACGTCCTAAATTTACCCATTTACGTTATGGCGTTCACCTTGGTTCAGACCTTCCTAAACACGGTATACAACGTCTCGTCCACGACGATTGTGGGAGACCTCTACAAGGGGACGGGAGACCTAGTCAAGGCTTACAGCAGGCAGAGGGTCGGCATTAACGCTGGGTGGGCCCTTGGTCCCCTCATAGGCGGATACGTGTTTAACTTTTACGGCTTCAGGGTTTTGTTGCTAGTCTCCTCCTTGGTCGTCTTGACCATAATCCCCCTAGTGAGGCTACTACCTGACTTCAGGGGTAGTAGTGGACTCACCGACTTCAAGTTGAGTAAGGAGTTCATCACCTTCTTAGTACCTACATTCCTGACTTTCGTGATAGTGGGCCAGTTGGGGTTCCCCCTCTTAACATATTACAATTCAGTTTTGCACTTCACGGAGTTCGAGGTCGGGGCCCTTTTCACCATAAACGGTGTCTTGATCGTGGCAATGCAGGACCTAATTGGGAAGTTCATAGAGGGTAGGCTGAGGCTGATCACCTTGGGCGCTGCAATGTACGGGTTAGCTTACCTGTGCGTCGCCCTGGTGAGTGACCTCCTCACGGCAGCCCTTGACGTGGTGTTCATAACGTTAGCTGAGATGATAGTGACGCCCATCTCACAGGCACTCGCGAGCACCCTCGCCGACCCGGGCTCTAGGGGTAAACAGATGGGAGTCTACAGCATGGTCACAGGTCTGGGAAGGGTCGCTGGGTCTTCAATCTCAAGTGAGCTCATGAGCTACTATCTATACTCCCCGTTAGACCTGTGGGGGGTAATATCGCTCTTCGGTTTCTCCTCTGCCCTGTCCTACTTCCTGGTCCTGAGGAGGCTTAAGCTTAGATGA
- the csa5 gene encoding type I-A CRISPR-associated protein Csa5, protein MSQEDKELVLRRVANLLAVATIYADTPTFTDRMANALNKESVLRSIYDAERIVKVGKDRGEIMETREQGEHSGPWISVVETSDKGKNVKGKVFGYLPSEQDVEKFLNYVEKDIYLARKVGALAMAAVNKQG, encoded by the coding sequence ATGAGTCAAGAAGACAAAGAGCTTGTTCTTAGGAGGGTGGCAAACCTGCTCGCGGTTGCCACCATTTACGCCGATACGCCCACTTTCACGGACAGGATGGCTAACGCCCTGAATAAAGAGTCCGTGTTGAGGTCCATCTACGATGCCGAGAGGATAGTGAAGGTCGGCAAGGACCGTGGAGAAATCATGGAGACGAGGGAACAGGGAGAGCACTCAGGTCCTTGGATTTCTGTGGTCGAGACGAGTGATAAAGGCAAGAACGTAAAGGGCAAGGTCTTCGGCTATTTACCGAGCGAACAAGACGTGGAGAAGTTCTTGAACTACGTGGAGAAGGACATATACCTAGCTAGGAAAGTGGGGGCCCTAGCTATGGCAGCCGTTAACAAGCAAGGGTGA
- the cas5a gene encoding type I-A CRISPR-associated protein Cas5a, translating to MEYYAKVRLKLHWGFSVSVPLAAKAKPSFFLPPPSTLKGALSFSKYRGVDTVGGRSPASEFEDVLAFARFSDDTVASYSEDVVRNVVLLFQRPERREDRTYWFNIVPTGKVLSPAGEIVSVFVTNKFTKKELEDMGWSIMRLGSKEGLVSVEEVETGEAKAVSGKVSTKYYFPATAAVEESHTPKLVYAEFWEGGFEYGKEGKRVRYAVPLQRFPMKSIEVTVNSRKAYEVGGEYVVVA from the coding sequence TTGGAGTATTACGCCAAGGTCAGGTTAAAGCTACACTGGGGTTTTTCCGTCAGCGTCCCCTTGGCCGCCAAGGCCAAGCCGTCCTTCTTCCTCCCTCCCCCTTCAACACTCAAGGGAGCCCTCTCCTTCTCTAAGTATAGGGGGGTGGACACTGTGGGAGGTAGGTCGCCAGCGAGCGAATTTGAGGACGTCCTGGCCTTCGCTAGGTTCTCGGACGACACCGTGGCGAGCTACAGCGAGGACGTTGTGAGGAACGTTGTCCTCCTCTTCCAGAGACCGGAAAGGAGGGAGGATAGGACGTACTGGTTCAACATAGTTCCCACGGGAAAGGTTCTCTCCCCCGCAGGGGAAATAGTCTCAGTATTCGTGACTAATAAGTTCACTAAGAAGGAGTTGGAGGACATGGGCTGGTCGATCATGAGGTTAGGGTCCAAGGAGGGCCTGGTGAGCGTGGAGGAAGTGGAGACTGGGGAGGCTAAGGCGGTGAGCGGTAAGGTGAGCACTAAGTACTATTTCCCTGCAACAGCAGCCGTGGAGGAGTCCCACACGCCGAAACTCGTGTACGCCGAGTTCTGGGAGGGGGGCTTTGAGTACGGTAAGGAAGGGAAGCGCGTAAGGTACGCCGTCCCGCTCCAGAGGTTCCCCATGAAGTCCATCGAGGTGACGGTGAACAGTAGGAAAGCCTACGAGGTCGGTGGTGAGTACGTCGTCGTTGCTTGA
- a CDS encoding ATP-binding protein, translating to MSLEDMIEGAKERARQNGEVVGLISRVTPISHGYEEKEVRAEVPYEVYLQRRFLVGSYLGISLPVAGTLMLSRVKTVERADILAVSKVPVLSPTEDSSGLTTPLTLTLELLSEMKDEEVVQPSSPVDPQSPIFVPKAEFLKTMLGLPDEGIGIGYVMEGYRKLDVELRLTEEVLRHHVLVVGTTGAGKTNLLKTMIKKSKTPLMVFDIQGDYVRMIAKEGGTVVIPVPRKYSQSVVKFVWEFLRRSNLPDHEIKKVDGNLLELGSGQGSFRVVLMGFEFSKTYKIFAEVSPFFSPQGRQFFKIITEGCEPPIDNWEEECSGIMEDISPHKFTKENILRSVFLLRESGIIDVKMKGNNEITLGEPEYEDLLSQKSVLDLRWATEVSTSSATMSAFVVVDRIFQIVDKRYREQGVSTPYLLVFDEAHEYFPQGGKEEGEKESLERLINRVLRLGRVRGLGTVLATHRPTDLNDLILTLTNSKIALRADQEALKRIDMEEYSKMLQASPAGYGILRTFSLKVNDLVFRSDKVES from the coding sequence ATGTCGCTGGAGGACATGATAGAGGGAGCAAAGGAGAGGGCGAGGCAGAACGGGGAGGTAGTGGGCCTTATATCCAGGGTGACCCCCATCTCCCACGGGTATGAGGAGAAGGAGGTGAGAGCTGAAGTCCCCTACGAGGTCTACCTACAGAGGAGGTTCCTAGTGGGGAGCTACCTGGGCATATCCCTACCCGTCGCAGGTACGCTTATGCTCAGCAGGGTGAAGACTGTAGAGAGGGCAGACATCCTGGCAGTGTCCAAGGTCCCTGTCCTCTCCCCGACTGAAGACAGCTCAGGACTGACGACTCCCCTCACCCTTACCCTTGAGCTCCTCTCCGAGATGAAGGACGAAGAGGTGGTCCAACCGAGCTCACCTGTGGACCCGCAGAGCCCCATCTTTGTCCCCAAGGCGGAGTTCCTCAAGACGATGCTCGGGTTGCCAGACGAAGGTATAGGGATAGGGTACGTAATGGAGGGTTACAGGAAGCTCGACGTGGAGCTCAGGTTAACGGAGGAGGTACTGAGGCATCACGTACTGGTCGTGGGTACAACGGGGGCTGGAAAGACCAACCTACTGAAGACAATGATAAAGAAGTCCAAGACCCCCCTGATGGTGTTTGACATCCAGGGGGACTACGTGAGGATGATAGCTAAGGAAGGGGGGACTGTGGTGATACCTGTACCGAGGAAGTACTCGCAATCGGTGGTGAAGTTCGTGTGGGAGTTCCTGAGGAGGAGCAACCTACCCGACCACGAGATCAAGAAGGTGGACGGGAACCTACTGGAGCTTGGGTCAGGTCAGGGTAGCTTCAGGGTAGTGCTGATGGGGTTTGAATTCAGCAAGACGTACAAGATATTCGCCGAGGTCTCGCCGTTCTTCTCACCCCAGGGGAGGCAATTCTTTAAGATTATCACGGAAGGATGCGAACCCCCCATAGACAACTGGGAGGAGGAGTGCTCAGGGATCATGGAGGATATCTCCCCCCACAAGTTCACCAAGGAGAATATCCTGAGGTCTGTGTTCCTCCTAAGGGAGTCTGGGATCATTGACGTAAAGATGAAGGGCAACAATGAGATAACGTTGGGAGAACCTGAGTACGAGGACCTGCTCTCTCAGAAGAGCGTGTTGGACCTGAGGTGGGCCACTGAGGTCAGCACTAGCTCAGCCACAATGTCGGCGTTCGTTGTCGTGGACAGGATTTTCCAGATCGTTGACAAGAGGTACAGGGAACAGGGGGTATCCACGCCATACCTGTTGGTCTTTGACGAGGCCCACGAGTACTTCCCTCAAGGGGGGAAGGAGGAGGGGGAGAAGGAGTCCCTGGAGAGGTTGATAAACAGGGTCCTGAGGCTTGGGAGGGTAAGGGGGCTTGGCACCGTGTTGGCTACGCACAGGCCCACTGACCTCAACGACCTGATACTCACTCTCACCAACTCCAAGATAGCGTTGAGGGCTGACCAGGAGGCGCTGAAGAGGATAGACATGGAGGAGTACTCCAAGATGCTACAGGCGTCCCCCGCGGGCTACGGTATCCTGAGGACTTTCTCCCTCAAGGTCAACGACCTAGTGTTCAGGTCAGACAAGGTAGAGTCCTAG
- a CDS encoding plastocyanin/azurin family copper-binding protein produces MNKILLMLILVVALGLVVTYSYTQIYIPRYYAQQSVDYYNQQLGMMGYYGGSGMMGGMMGGYGMGSYNGYATAYAQRIPIQQAEVYVNFSSPSAEVFRANDTVVLTGNNVNLVILSMGHGRAFNLTHYAGGAHAQDNVFVTYGLVNPTIIVPVGSEVHITLINLDEGDYHNLAITPVPPPYPYYSMMDVRMDVLGMTPMLPPANYGVGMAYEFSFSTVFQTPGTYYYICEYPGHAQMGMYGEIEVV; encoded by the coding sequence ATGAATAAAATTCTCCTAATGCTTATCCTAGTTGTGGCCTTGGGCTTGGTAGTTACCTATTCCTACACCCAGATTTACATCCCTAGGTATTACGCCCAGCAGTCGGTGGACTACTACAACCAGCAGTTGGGCATGATGGGGTATTACGGAGGGTCAGGGATGATGGGCGGAATGATGGGTGGGTACGGAATGGGTAGCTATAACGGTTACGCTACGGCTTACGCCCAGAGAATCCCAATACAACAAGCTGAGGTCTACGTTAACTTTAGCAGTCCATCAGCGGAGGTTTTCCGTGCCAATGATACCGTAGTACTCACGGGGAATAACGTTAACCTCGTTATCCTGAGCATGGGGCATGGGAGGGCATTCAACCTCACCCATTACGCTGGAGGAGCGCACGCTCAGGACAACGTCTTCGTTACCTATGGGCTGGTCAACCCGACTATTATTGTCCCAGTTGGTTCAGAGGTCCACATAACCTTGATCAATTTGGACGAGGGGGACTACCACAACTTGGCTATAACTCCTGTGCCCCCACCTTATCCCTACTACTCCATGATGGACGTTAGGATGGACGTCCTGGGTATGACCCCCATGTTACCTCCAGCGAACTACGGTGTAGGTATGGCGTACGAGTTCTCCTTCTCCACAGTTTTCCAGACCCCTGGGACCTATTACTACATCTGCGAGTATCCGGGACACGCACAGATGGGGATGTATGGGGAGATAGAGGTGGTCTAA
- the csa3 gene encoding CRISPR-associated CARF protein Csa3: MSLLVSPIGFDEKFLVRAFWRRGNKEIKEVLLIKPSDRNEKSEKALNSFSELLKQVEVPLNVLEVDPKDFTSAVSKIARELMNSRSTSFIINLSSGMRILGLEVLTAFLLLDINAELEVEMENQEGVVTWSLKDMVKGRIDVKGDVEILKAVKKGINTVSEVAREVGAPIATVWRKVNRLIEEGYLEKDEKDLLRLTVKGRISTEIYDASS; encoded by the coding sequence GTGTCCCTCTTAGTATCCCCCATTGGCTTCGACGAAAAGTTCCTGGTAAGGGCGTTTTGGAGGAGAGGCAACAAGGAGATAAAGGAGGTCCTCCTGATCAAGCCCTCCGATAGGAATGAAAAGTCTGAAAAAGCACTCAACTCTTTTTCAGAACTGTTAAAACAGGTGGAGGTCCCCCTGAATGTCCTAGAGGTCGACCCCAAGGACTTCACTTCCGCGGTCTCGAAAATAGCTAGGGAGCTGATGAACTCGAGGTCTACCTCCTTCATTATAAACCTCTCCAGCGGTATGAGGATCCTGGGACTGGAGGTCCTCACGGCGTTCCTACTCTTGGACATAAACGCTGAGCTCGAGGTCGAAATGGAGAACCAGGAGGGAGTAGTGACCTGGAGCTTGAAGGACATGGTAAAGGGCAGGATCGACGTCAAGGGAGACGTGGAGATACTGAAGGCCGTCAAAAAGGGTATCAACACGGTCTCTGAAGTGGCGAGGGAAGTGGGGGCCCCAATCGCCACAGTGTGGAGGAAGGTCAACAGGCTAATAGAGGAGGGCTACCTAGAGAAGGACGAAAAGGACCTCCTAAGGCTAACCGTAAAGGGTAGGATCTCCACGGAGATCTACGACGCCTCATCTTAG